One region of Carbonactinospora thermoautotrophica genomic DNA includes:
- a CDS encoding prolyl oligopeptidase family serine peptidase has translation MGTMPDTAPAWEQRLRAAYIVNPEWADDAPDRMVFTCNASGTYEVYAWERGGRPRQVTDRPNGTFTAAISPDGEWIWWFADTDGDEFGVWMRQPFAGGPDEAAVPGLDKAYSTGLALGRTGVAVIGRSTDEGSWVHVARHGGEPVTIYHHREDSYVIGLTHDDDLVAIGHSEHGDARHKALRVLTLAGETVADLWDGPGKGLAGVRFAPLPGDRRLLALHERHGRWEPLVWDVATGEQTEIALDLPGEISADWYPDGRALLVRHAHQARSELYRYDLATGELESLGLPKGTVRYATARPDGSVEYLWSSAEHPPALRSTRDEVVLTPPGITAPPSVPVEDAWVDGPGGRVHALVARPAGAAGPYPTVFLVHGGPEAHDTDSFAPGAAAWVDHGFAVVRVNYRGSTGYGKHWRDALAESGRIGLTELEDIAAVRDWAVRSGLADPGRIVLAGASWGGYLTLLGLGTQPDLWSLGIAGVPVADYVAAYEDEMEELRAFDRTLFGGTPQEVPERYERSSPITYVANVRVPVFISAGVNDPRCPIRQIENYLNRLAELGTPYEVYRYEAGHSSFVVEERIKLLRAEIEFARKHLGV, from the coding sequence ATGGGGACCATGCCTGACACAGCACCCGCGTGGGAGCAGCGGCTGCGCGCCGCGTACATCGTCAACCCCGAGTGGGCCGACGACGCCCCGGACCGGATGGTGTTCACCTGCAACGCGTCCGGGACGTACGAGGTGTACGCCTGGGAACGCGGCGGCCGGCCGCGGCAGGTGACCGACCGGCCGAACGGCACCTTCACCGCCGCGATCTCCCCGGACGGGGAGTGGATCTGGTGGTTCGCCGACACCGACGGGGACGAGTTCGGCGTCTGGATGCGCCAGCCGTTCGCGGGCGGGCCGGACGAGGCGGCCGTCCCGGGCCTGGACAAGGCGTACTCGACCGGGCTGGCGCTGGGCCGGACCGGCGTCGCGGTGATCGGCCGGTCGACCGACGAGGGCTCCTGGGTGCACGTGGCCCGGCACGGCGGGGAGCCGGTCACGATCTACCACCACCGCGAGGACTCCTACGTCATCGGGCTGACCCACGACGACGACCTGGTCGCCATCGGGCACAGCGAGCACGGCGACGCCCGGCACAAGGCGCTGCGGGTCCTCACGCTGGCCGGCGAGACCGTGGCCGACCTGTGGGACGGGCCGGGCAAGGGGCTGGCCGGCGTGCGGTTCGCGCCGCTGCCGGGCGACCGGCGGCTGCTCGCGCTGCACGAGCGGCACGGCCGCTGGGAGCCGCTGGTCTGGGACGTGGCGACCGGGGAGCAGACCGAGATCGCGCTCGACCTGCCCGGGGAGATCAGCGCCGACTGGTACCCGGACGGGCGGGCGCTGCTGGTCCGCCACGCCCACCAGGCGCGCAGCGAGCTGTACCGGTACGACCTGGCGACCGGCGAGCTGGAGTCGCTCGGCTTGCCGAAGGGCACCGTGCGGTACGCCACAGCCCGCCCGGACGGCTCGGTCGAGTACCTGTGGTCGTCCGCCGAGCACCCGCCGGCGCTGCGCTCGACCCGCGACGAGGTCGTGCTGACCCCGCCGGGCATCACCGCGCCGCCCTCGGTGCCGGTGGAGGACGCCTGGGTGGACGGGCCGGGCGGCCGGGTCCACGCCCTGGTGGCCAGGCCGGCCGGCGCGGCCGGCCCGTACCCGACCGTGTTCCTGGTCCACGGCGGGCCAGAGGCGCACGACACGGACTCCTTCGCGCCCGGCGCGGCGGCCTGGGTGGACCACGGCTTCGCGGTGGTGCGGGTGAACTACCGGGGTTCGACCGGGTACGGCAAGCACTGGCGCGACGCGCTGGCCGAGTCCGGCCGGATCGGGCTCACCGAGCTGGAGGACATCGCCGCGGTCCGGGACTGGGCGGTGCGGTCCGGCCTGGCCGACCCCGGCCGGATCGTGCTGGCCGGCGCGTCCTGGGGCGGGTACCTCACCCTGCTCGGTCTGGGCACCCAGCCGGATCTGTGGTCGCTGGGCATCGCCGGGGTGCCGGTCGCGGACTACGTGGCCGCGTACGAGGACGAGATGGAGGAGTTGCGGGCCTTCGACCGCACCCTGTTCGGGGGCACGCCGCAGGAGGTGCCGGAGCGGTACGAGCGGTCCTCGCCCATCACGTACGTGGCGAACGTCCGGGTGCCGGTGTTCATCAGCGCCGGCGTGAACGACCCGCGCTGCCCGATCAGGCAGATCGAGAACTACCTGAACCGGCTGGCCGAGCTGGGCACGCCGTACGAGGTGTACCGCTACGAGGCGGGGCACAGCTCCTTCGTGGTCGAGGAGCGGATCAAGCTGCTACGCGCCGAGATCGAGTTCGCCCGCAAGCACCTGGGCGTCTGA
- a CDS encoding helix-turn-helix domain-containing protein has translation MANERLRSAITAADLTVTDVAAQVGVDPKTVERWITKGRLPHRSHRWKTAKLLRTDEAYLWPETADDARTKSASQAEFISIYPNRGAVPHDLWRTLLDRTQKSIDILVYAGLFLPDGWPELTQILSEKARQGTRVRLAFGDPDSQAVRLRGEEEGIGDALGARIRLSLTYLKDAFDIPGLEVRQHGTTLYNSIFRFDEDMLVNTHAFGSPAAQSPVLHFRRVPGGRLFDHYIKSFDRVWANATPVKEPPGQQGKGQQQEWPASTT, from the coding sequence ATGGCCAACGAGCGCCTTCGGAGCGCGATCACCGCCGCTGACTTGACGGTCACAGATGTCGCGGCTCAGGTGGGGGTTGACCCGAAGACGGTGGAACGTTGGATCACCAAGGGCCGGTTACCACACAGGTCGCATCGGTGGAAGACCGCGAAACTGCTAAGGACTGATGAGGCCTATCTCTGGCCAGAGACCGCCGACGATGCTCGTACGAAATCGGCGAGTCAAGCCGAGTTCATATCGATCTACCCCAACCGCGGTGCCGTTCCCCACGACCTGTGGCGGACGTTGCTGGATCGCACACAGAAAAGCATCGACATCCTGGTCTACGCCGGGCTCTTCCTGCCGGACGGATGGCCGGAACTCACCCAGATCCTCAGCGAGAAAGCGCGGCAGGGAACACGGGTCCGACTCGCATTCGGCGACCCCGACAGCCAAGCGGTGCGACTGCGAGGTGAGGAGGAAGGCATCGGGGACGCCTTGGGCGCCCGAATCCGCCTCAGCCTGACCTACCTCAAGGACGCCTTCGACATCCCCGGCCTTGAGGTCCGACAGCACGGCACGACGCTGTACAACTCGATCTTCCGATTCGACGAGGACATGCTCGTCAACACCCACGCATTCGGATCACCGGCCGCCCAATCCCCCGTGCTGCACTTCCGACGCGTACCAGGAGGACGCCTGTTCGACCACTACATCAAAAGCTTCGACCGCGTCTGGGCGAACGCCACCCCGGTCAAGGAACCACCCGGCCAGCAAGGGAAGGGACAACAGCAGGAATGGCCCGCATCGACTACCTGA
- the fbp gene encoding fructose-1,6-bisphosphate aldolase/phosphatase encodes MLTLSIVKADTGGYVGHSAVHPDMVAEAQRAVDRAIQNGLLIDAQVVTCGDDLSLIMTHRYGRDSHLVHGFAWETFRATTRVAQDLGLYGAGQDLLSDAFSGNLRGLGPGYAEIEFEERPSEPVLCFLADKTEPGAWNLPLYKIFADPFNTPGLVIDAKMHAGFVFEVYDLYEDKRIEFDCPADLYDMLMFIGSPARYVIHSVRSKALSEAAAVTSTQRLSLIAGKYVGKDDPVMVVRCQSGLPSIGEALEPFAFPHTVAGSMRGSHHAPLMPVRLEDATPNRFDGPPRVVGLGFQIKDGKLIGPRDMFADPAFDRARAQANEVMDYLRRHGPFEPHRLPLDELEYTTMPELEKRLADRWSPLPAPAAEQVPAEESASSVSGLRR; translated from the coding sequence ATGCTGACGCTGAGCATCGTCAAGGCGGACACGGGCGGTTACGTGGGGCACTCCGCCGTCCACCCAGATATGGTCGCCGAAGCCCAGCGAGCCGTCGACCGCGCGATCCAGAACGGGCTGCTGATCGACGCGCAGGTGGTCACCTGCGGCGACGACCTGTCACTGATCATGACGCACCGGTACGGCCGGGACTCCCATCTCGTCCACGGTTTCGCCTGGGAGACGTTCCGCGCCACCACCCGCGTCGCGCAGGACCTCGGGCTGTACGGCGCCGGCCAGGACCTGCTCTCCGACGCGTTCTCCGGCAACCTGCGCGGGCTGGGGCCTGGCTACGCCGAGATCGAGTTCGAGGAGCGGCCGAGTGAGCCCGTGCTGTGCTTCCTGGCGGACAAGACCGAACCGGGCGCGTGGAACCTGCCGCTGTACAAGATCTTTGCCGACCCGTTCAACACGCCCGGCCTGGTGATCGACGCCAAGATGCACGCCGGTTTCGTGTTCGAGGTCTACGACCTGTACGAGGACAAGCGCATCGAGTTCGACTGCCCGGCCGACCTGTACGACATGCTCATGTTCATCGGCTCGCCGGCGCGCTACGTGATCCACAGCGTGCGGTCGAAGGCGCTGTCCGAGGCCGCCGCGGTGACCAGCACGCAGCGGCTCTCGCTCATCGCCGGCAAGTACGTCGGCAAGGACGACCCGGTCATGGTCGTGCGCTGCCAGTCGGGCCTGCCGTCGATCGGCGAGGCGCTGGAGCCGTTCGCGTTCCCGCACACCGTCGCCGGCTCCATGCGCGGCTCGCACCACGCGCCGCTCATGCCGGTCCGGCTCGAGGACGCCACGCCGAACCGATTCGACGGGCCGCCGCGCGTGGTCGGGCTCGGCTTCCAGATCAAGGACGGCAAGCTGATCGGCCCGCGCGACATGTTCGCCGACCCCGCCTTCGACCGCGCCCGCGCCCAGGCCAACGAGGTGATGGACTACCTGCGTCGCCACGGGCCGTTCGAACCGCACCGGCTGCCGCTCGACGAGCTCGAGTACACCACGATGCCCGAGCTGGAGAAGCGGCTCGCCGACCGCTGGTCCCCGCTGCCCGCCCCGGCGGCCGAGCAGGTACCCGCCGAGGAGTCCGCGTCCAGCGTCTCGGGGCTGCGGCGCTGA
- a CDS encoding glycoside hydrolase family 47 protein, with translation MGQIDRAMSLISRRGLLGALTAAGALTSTCLAGPAAASPRPADRAIADEVRGEFLHAWNAYRRLAWGHDELLPLTGSYREFFAAGHPVGLTIVESLDTLYLMELDEELDRAVRWCENNLDFDIEARFQVFETVIRMVGGLLSGYHATGSRTLLDLARDLADRLLPAFDSPTGAPYRFVNLRTGEPSGPDNFLAEIGTNIAEFGELTRLTGDPKYYQASKQAYQAVVDRRSRLDLLGAAFDVETGAWQDTTATLDPPVDSFFEYLWDGWRLFGDQDLLAWYRTLSEAIFRYQRETYGGHLWFKRVDYATGKSRGRVQSELTSFYAGLLAESGYPRLGARYHDSWTAVARRYPILPELVDYTTFAALNKGNELRPEYVDAAFHLWLKTGEEVYRDRAYDYFLRVKRHQRVANGYTIARDVTTTPVTLGNLTSAYWFSENMKYYYLMFADSPRFDYQDNYLTTEGNVLRGIRR, from the coding sequence ATGGGCCAGATCGACAGGGCCATGTCCCTGATCAGCCGGCGCGGACTCCTCGGCGCGCTCACCGCGGCAGGCGCGCTCACCAGCACCTGCCTCGCCGGCCCCGCGGCCGCCTCCCCCCGGCCCGCGGACCGGGCGATCGCCGACGAGGTGCGGGGTGAGTTCCTGCATGCCTGGAACGCCTACCGGCGGCTCGCCTGGGGACACGACGAGCTGCTGCCGCTCACCGGCTCGTACCGGGAGTTCTTCGCGGCCGGGCACCCGGTCGGGCTGACCATCGTGGAGAGCCTGGACACCCTGTACCTGATGGAGCTGGACGAGGAGCTGGACCGCGCGGTCCGCTGGTGCGAGAACAACCTGGACTTCGACATCGAGGCGCGGTTCCAGGTGTTCGAGACGGTGATCCGCATGGTGGGCGGGCTGCTGTCCGGGTACCACGCCACCGGCAGCCGCACGCTGCTGGACCTGGCCCGGGATCTGGCCGACCGGCTGCTGCCCGCGTTCGACTCGCCCACCGGCGCCCCGTACCGGTTCGTGAACCTGCGCACCGGCGAACCGAGCGGCCCGGACAACTTCCTGGCCGAGATCGGCACGAACATCGCCGAGTTCGGCGAACTCACCCGGCTCACCGGCGACCCGAAGTACTACCAGGCGAGCAAGCAGGCGTACCAGGCGGTCGTCGACCGGCGCTCCCGCCTGGACCTGCTCGGCGCCGCCTTCGACGTGGAAACCGGCGCGTGGCAGGACACCACGGCCACCCTGGACCCGCCGGTCGACTCGTTCTTCGAGTACCTGTGGGACGGCTGGCGGCTGTTCGGCGACCAGGACCTGCTGGCCTGGTACCGCACCCTGTCCGAGGCGATCTTCCGGTACCAGCGGGAGACGTACGGCGGCCACCTGTGGTTCAAGCGGGTGGACTACGCGACCGGGAAGTCGCGCGGGCGGGTCCAGTCGGAGCTGACCAGCTTCTACGCCGGCCTGCTGGCCGAGAGCGGGTACCCGCGGCTCGGCGCGCGGTACCACGACTCCTGGACGGCGGTCGCCCGGCGCTATCCGATCCTGCCGGAGCTCGTCGACTACACCACGTTCGCGGCCCTGAACAAGGGCAACGAGCTGCGCCCGGAGTACGTGGACGCCGCGTTCCACCTGTGGCTGAAGACCGGCGAGGAGGTGTACCGCGACCGCGCCTACGACTACTTCCTGCGGGTCAAGCGGCACCAGCGGGTGGCGAACGGCTACACGATCGCCCGGGACGTGACGACCACCCCGGTCACCCTGGGGAACCTCACCAGCGCCTACTGGTTCTCCGAGAACATGAAGTACTACTACCTGATGTTCGCGGACTCCCCGCGGTTCGACTACCAGGACAACTACCTCACCACCGAGGGGAACGTGCTGCGCGGCATCCGCCGCTGA
- a CDS encoding acylphosphatase, protein MIRRRVIVSGYVQGVYFRDTCRRMAIRRGVAGWVRNLPDGTVEAVFEGDPDSVQQMVAWAHQGPPHAVVDRVDVYEEDPEGLTGFEIRPTPWR, encoded by the coding sequence ATGATTCGCAGGCGCGTGATCGTGTCCGGCTACGTCCAGGGCGTGTACTTCCGCGACACGTGTCGGCGCATGGCGATCCGGCGGGGTGTCGCCGGGTGGGTGCGTAATCTCCCGGACGGGACGGTCGAGGCGGTGTTCGAGGGCGACCCCGACTCGGTCCAGCAGATGGTCGCGTGGGCCCACCAGGGCCCGCCTCACGCCGTGGTGGATCGGGTCGACGTGTACGAGGAGGACCCGGAAGGGCTCACCGGGTTCGAGATCCGCCCCACCCCGTGGCGGTAG
- a CDS encoding DUF6571 family protein codes for MVGYRDLWDAELGPLREAAEVWTKTAYQLQELGERFARDTVKAVRDSGWDGPAAIRAFARLGYVQQQVQAAHAETAAIAAQLREATHDFEVAYQNLRAVVEEVVAAGLKVDDHGRVQPPPLDPKASEADKHRYQRLTELAEEFQRRVNTEVQRATDADERVAYVLRRDVGGDRATFHAGAEDAGPAADARRVLELMRKQPPQPGDLEVLQSLLAANCGNPEFATVLFNELGPKGTLECLGDQVYLAAATGTSDQTRRLLRDIQADLGRALATATRHHHLDARWAQELKRLGREKIDIGVLDYRPYGYQLLGNLLRHGSYDAAFLTDVGRDILAFEKEHRGNGRIWEANQSPLHGMRLNLGDGGLGYDPVAGLMEALSHSPAAAEDFLRPNTGNLDYLLKDRHWMPDVGIEQAKDANADNNLGRDALGRAIEAATRSHSEASAEITAKTVQILAEQRHVPENMRDSIGHMFAQHVADVNDCFAGISERSKNHDFLAREAAPGEHRARFNRNQLALIMSQVAQDPEAHVAMSNAQYAYTAVTFNEIAASGGDLDERRQAIVDHGKTSAQVFGVLDQAYAEARKANQEEFDAKHNAALERNGIVTKYLAEVALSQVRGSDLVKPAVGILVDEIVKRMRQDTSADAARDIAEIYGNGRDRVPELAQEVMWNHGMWDREQGDPPSILLKDGKPIPPSQWNQDQATAYENWLGEKKGSGEEIRAASQEIGESYGSGRDRATEAQGKL; via the coding sequence GTGGTGGGCTACCGAGACTTGTGGGACGCCGAACTCGGCCCGCTGCGCGAGGCGGCCGAGGTGTGGACGAAGACCGCCTACCAGTTGCAGGAGCTGGGTGAGCGGTTCGCCCGCGACACGGTGAAGGCCGTACGGGACTCCGGCTGGGACGGCCCGGCCGCCATCCGTGCCTTCGCGCGCCTGGGCTACGTGCAGCAGCAGGTGCAGGCCGCGCACGCCGAAACCGCCGCGATCGCCGCCCAGTTGCGTGAAGCGACCCACGACTTCGAGGTCGCGTACCAGAACCTGCGCGCCGTGGTGGAGGAGGTCGTCGCCGCGGGGCTCAAGGTCGACGACCACGGCCGGGTCCAACCGCCTCCCCTCGATCCGAAGGCGTCGGAGGCGGACAAGCACAGGTATCAGCGGTTGACCGAGCTGGCCGAGGAGTTCCAGCGCCGCGTCAACACCGAGGTCCAGCGGGCCACCGACGCCGACGAACGGGTCGCGTACGTGCTGCGCCGCGACGTCGGGGGCGACAGGGCCACGTTCCACGCTGGCGCGGAGGACGCCGGCCCGGCCGCGGACGCCCGCCGGGTCCTGGAGCTGATGCGCAAGCAGCCGCCCCAGCCGGGGGACCTGGAGGTGCTGCAGAGCCTGCTCGCCGCGAACTGCGGCAACCCCGAGTTCGCCACCGTGCTGTTCAACGAACTCGGGCCCAAGGGCACTCTCGAGTGCCTCGGCGACCAGGTGTACCTGGCCGCCGCGACCGGTACCAGCGACCAGACCAGGCGGCTGCTCCGCGACATCCAGGCCGACCTGGGCCGCGCGCTCGCCACCGCGACCAGGCACCACCACCTGGACGCGCGCTGGGCCCAGGAACTGAAACGCCTCGGCCGCGAAAAGATCGACATCGGCGTGCTGGACTACCGGCCCTACGGCTACCAACTGCTGGGCAACCTGCTGCGCCACGGCAGCTACGACGCCGCGTTCCTCACCGACGTCGGCCGGGACATCCTCGCCTTCGAGAAGGAACACCGCGGCAACGGCAGGATCTGGGAGGCCAACCAGTCCCCGCTTCACGGCATGCGGCTCAACCTCGGTGACGGCGGGCTCGGCTACGACCCGGTTGCCGGCCTCATGGAGGCCCTGAGCCACAGCCCGGCCGCCGCCGAAGACTTCCTGCGGCCGAACACCGGCAACCTGGACTACCTGCTCAAGGACCGGCACTGGATGCCCGACGTCGGCATCGAACAGGCCAAGGACGCCAACGCCGACAACAACCTCGGCCGCGACGCCCTCGGCCGCGCCATCGAAGCCGCCACCCGCTCCCACAGCGAGGCCTCCGCGGAGATCACCGCGAAAACCGTCCAGATCCTCGCCGAACAGCGGCACGTCCCGGAGAACATGCGCGACAGCATCGGCCACATGTTCGCCCAACACGTCGCCGACGTGAACGACTGCTTCGCCGGGATCAGCGAGCGCAGCAAGAACCACGATTTCCTCGCCAGGGAAGCCGCGCCGGGCGAGCACCGCGCGCGGTTCAACCGCAACCAGCTCGCGTTGATCATGAGCCAGGTCGCCCAGGATCCCGAGGCGCACGTGGCGATGTCCAACGCCCAATACGCGTACACCGCGGTCACGTTCAACGAGATCGCTGCCAGCGGCGGCGACCTGGACGAGCGGCGTCAGGCTATCGTGGATCACGGCAAGACCTCCGCCCAGGTGTTCGGCGTCCTGGACCAGGCCTACGCGGAGGCGCGCAAGGCGAACCAGGAGGAGTTCGACGCCAAGCACAACGCCGCGCTGGAACGCAACGGCATCGTGACGAAATACCTGGCGGAGGTGGCCCTCTCGCAGGTGCGCGGAAGTGATCTCGTCAAACCGGCCGTCGGCATCCTCGTCGACGAGATCGTCAAGAGGATGCGGCAGGACACCAGCGCCGACGCCGCCCGGGACATCGCCGAGATCTACGGCAACGGCCGAGATCGAGTCCCCGAACTGGCGCAAGAGGTGATGTGGAACCACGGGATGTGGGACCGCGAACAGGGGGACCCCCCGTCGATCCTCCTGAAGGACGGGAAGCCGATACCGCCCTCGCAGTGGAACCAGGATCAGGCGACAGCCTACGAGAACTGGTTGGGAGAGAAAAAAGGAAGCGGGGAAGAGATCCGCGCTGCGAGTCAGGAAATCGGAGAGAGCTACGGTTCCGGCCGGGACCGGGCGACCGAAGCACAGGGGAAACTGTGA
- a CDS encoding type VII secretion target yields the protein MDILRILNPDRDPGEAVQAAQPAAGGVTAPGGDTVQVQPERLTAAGQAASGVEQELAAMARADAPGSSARAAAAGLRGWQTASALQHVAETWRSQLTALTGRIGEAGQALVEGARSYQATDENNSRLFWL from the coding sequence GTGGACATCTTGCGGATCTTGAATCCCGACCGTGACCCGGGCGAGGCGGTGCAGGCCGCCCAGCCGGCGGCTGGTGGGGTCACCGCACCGGGCGGGGACACGGTACAGGTACAGCCGGAGCGGTTGACGGCCGCGGGCCAGGCGGCCAGCGGGGTGGAGCAGGAGCTGGCAGCGATGGCGCGCGCGGATGCTCCCGGTTCTTCGGCGCGGGCCGCGGCGGCGGGGTTGCGCGGCTGGCAGACCGCGTCCGCGCTGCAGCACGTTGCGGAGACGTGGCGGAGCCAGCTGACGGCGCTGACCGGCCGGATCGGGGAGGCGGGGCAGGCGTTGGTCGAGGGCGCCCGGTCCTACCAGGCCACCGACGAGAACAACTCCCGCCTGTTCTGGTTGTGA
- a CDS encoding TIGR03668 family PPOX class F420-dependent oxidoreductase: protein MRLTDAECRARFAAARVAHLATAGADGAPRLVPVTFALVGEVIATAVDAKPKRTRQLRRLRDIAENPRVAVLADHYEEDWTRLWWVRADGEASVRHGEERGPYLAALVAKYPQYRQVSPDGPVILIRVDRWTGWAFRG from the coding sequence ATGCGGCTGACGGACGCCGAGTGCCGGGCGCGGTTCGCGGCCGCGCGGGTGGCCCACCTGGCCACGGCCGGCGCGGACGGGGCGCCGCGCCTGGTGCCGGTCACGTTCGCCCTGGTCGGCGAGGTGATCGCCACTGCGGTGGACGCGAAGCCGAAGCGCACGCGGCAACTGCGGCGGCTGCGCGACATCGCGGAGAACCCCCGGGTGGCAGTGCTGGCCGACCACTACGAGGAGGACTGGACCCGGCTGTGGTGGGTGCGGGCCGACGGGGAGGCCAGCGTGCGGCACGGGGAGGAACGGGGGCCGTACCTGGCCGCGCTCGTCGCGAAGTACCCGCAGTACCGGCAGGTCAGCCCGGACGGCCCGGTGATCCTGATCAGGGTGGACCGCTGGACGGGCTGGGCCTTCCGCGGCTGA
- a CDS encoding NUDIX hydrolase, with the protein MARIDYLNDPNAPKANSLVPSVTAIVPNDRGEILMVHKTDNDLWALPGGAMDIGEYIADAVVREVKEETGIDVEVTGIVGIYTNPNHVMAYDDGEVRQQFSVCFTTRMLGGELRTSSETSEVRFVNPADLAKLRIHPSMRLRIDHYLQGRPEPYIG; encoded by the coding sequence ATGGCCCGCATCGACTACCTGAACGACCCGAACGCGCCCAAGGCCAACAGCCTGGTCCCCTCCGTCACGGCGATCGTCCCGAACGACCGCGGCGAGATCCTCATGGTCCACAAGACCGACAACGACCTGTGGGCGCTACCAGGCGGCGCAATGGACATCGGCGAATACATCGCCGACGCCGTGGTCCGCGAGGTCAAGGAAGAAACCGGCATCGACGTCGAGGTCACCGGCATCGTCGGCATCTACACCAACCCCAACCACGTGATGGCCTACGACGACGGAGAGGTACGCCAGCAGTTCTCCGTGTGCTTCACCACCCGGATGCTCGGCGGCGAGCTGCGCACCAGCAGCGAGACCAGCGAGGTACGGTTCGTGAACCCCGCCGACCTTGCCAAGCTCCGGATTCACCCGTCCATGCGCCTGCGTATCGACCACTACCTGCAAGGCCGCCCCGAGCCCTACATCGGCTAG
- a CDS encoding HD domain-containing protein: protein MSPDVMPGAVWAAELSESLLSSLGDRWRHVQGVARRAVEIADAVPEWDRPVLVAAAWLHDIGYGPAVRCTGFHPLDGARYLESQGVDRRLCCLVAHHSAALVEAEERGLVDELGAFELEDGPVLDALVYADMTTGPQGQRLTFDQRIEEILSRYGEGTVVHRAILRARPVLAGAVERTERRLAGCRG, encoded by the coding sequence ATGAGCCCTGACGTGATGCCGGGAGCCGTGTGGGCGGCGGAGTTGTCCGAGTCGCTGTTGTCGTCGTTGGGTGACCGGTGGCGGCATGTGCAGGGTGTGGCGCGGCGGGCGGTGGAGATCGCGGATGCCGTGCCTGAGTGGGATCGTCCGGTGCTCGTCGCGGCGGCGTGGTTGCACGACATCGGTTATGGGCCTGCGGTGCGTTGTACGGGGTTTCATCCCCTGGACGGGGCTCGCTATCTGGAGTCGCAGGGTGTGGATCGTCGCCTGTGCTGCCTGGTCGCCCATCATTCGGCGGCTCTGGTGGAGGCCGAGGAACGCGGGCTCGTCGACGAGCTGGGGGCGTTCGAGCTGGAGGACGGGCCGGTGCTGGACGCGCTGGTGTACGCGGACATGACGACGGGTCCGCAAGGCCAGCGCTTGACGTTCGATCAGCGCATCGAGGAGATCTTGAGCCGGTACGGGGAGGGGACGGTGGTGCATCGCGCGATCTTGCGGGCGCGTCCGGTCCTGGCTGGGGCCGTGGAGCGTACCGAACGCCGTCTCGCCGGCTGCCGGGGCTAG
- a CDS encoding recombinase family protein, with the protein MTTRVGVWVCTPGFDPVELARQEGECREHATWMGWEVHGVYQDGACPLWASDPPGLRALLADLCDGLFPGVRPAPRGGSPASPPRG; encoded by the coding sequence GTGACGACCCGGGTGGGGGTGTGGGTCTGTACTCCGGGGTTCGACCCGGTGGAGCTGGCCCGCCAGGAGGGGGAGTGCCGGGAGCACGCCACCTGGATGGGCTGGGAGGTCCACGGCGTGTACCAGGACGGGGCCTGCCCGTTGTGGGCATCCGATCCGCCCGGGCTGCGGGCACTGCTGGCCGACCTGTGCGACGGGCTGTTCCCCGGCGTGCGGCCCGCACCCCGGGGCGGTTCACCCGCGTCGCCTCCCCGCGGGTGA
- a CDS encoding HAD family hydrolase, with protein sequence MALIPAGVVPLLVLWDVDHTLIENGGVSKETYAAAFELLTGRSVRVSPETDGRTDPVIMRDFLRANGVEPTEEHLARLHDVLVTAMAAKASRLRERGHALPGAREALAALREVPGVVQSVLTGNIRPNAFTKLAAFGLHAYVDFEVGGYGSDDAVRANLVGIAREKAAAKYGIVFDESTTVLLGDTLRDVQAGRDGGAYVVGVATGKTSVAELEAAGADVVLADLRDTSAVVAAVLGARGKAARASVLGE encoded by the coding sequence GTGGCGTTGATCCCGGCTGGCGTGGTTCCGCTGCTGGTGTTGTGGGACGTCGACCACACGCTGATCGAGAACGGCGGGGTCAGCAAGGAGACGTACGCGGCCGCGTTCGAGCTGCTGACCGGTCGGTCTGTCCGGGTGTCGCCGGAGACGGACGGGAGAACCGATCCGGTCATCATGCGCGACTTCCTGCGTGCGAACGGGGTCGAGCCTACCGAGGAACACCTTGCGCGCCTGCACGATGTGTTGGTGACCGCGATGGCCGCGAAGGCGTCGCGGTTGCGGGAACGGGGGCATGCGTTGCCCGGGGCGCGGGAGGCGTTGGCGGCGCTGCGTGAGGTCCCTGGTGTGGTTCAGTCGGTGCTCACGGGCAACATCCGGCCGAATGCGTTCACGAAACTGGCCGCGTTCGGTCTGCACGCCTACGTCGATTTTGAGGTCGGCGGTTACGGCTCGGACGACGCGGTGCGGGCGAACCTGGTGGGCATCGCACGGGAGAAGGCCGCCGCGAAGTACGGCATCGTCTTCGACGAGAGCACCACGGTTCTCCTCGGGGACACCCTGCGTGATGTTCAGGCGGGGCGTGACGGTGGGGCGTACGTGGTTGGGGTCGCGACCGGCAAGACGAGCGTGGCGGAGCTAGAGGCCGCCGGCGCGGACGTGGTGCTGGCGGACCTGCGCGACACGAGCGCTGTGGTCGCCGCTGTCCTCGGCGCCCGGGGGAAGGCTGCTCGGGCGTCTGTCCTTGGCGAGTGA